A single region of the Hippoglossus hippoglossus isolate fHipHip1 chromosome 17, fHipHip1.pri, whole genome shotgun sequence genome encodes:
- the gadd45aa gene encoding growth arrest and DNA-damage-inducible, alpha, a encodes MYKMTFEELNGDYSQERMDSVAKALEEVLSSALPQGCITVGVYEAAKSLNVDPDNVVLCILATDDEDVKDVALQIHFTLIQAFCCENDINILRVNNTRRLAEILGGGAGGKQTGGEPMDLHCVLVTIPHSTSWKDPALSKVNRFCRESRCMDQWVPIINLPER; translated from the exons ATGTACAAAATGACATTTGAGGAGCTAAACGGAGATTATTCTCAAGAAAG AATGGATTCAGTGGCGAAGGCTTTGGAAGAAGTCCTCAGCTCGGCTCTGCCGCAGGGCTGCATCACAGTCGGTGTGTACGAGGCGGCCAAGTCTCTCAACGT aGACCCTGACAATGTGGTTCTGTGCATCCTGGCCACCGACGACGAGGACGTGAAAGACGTGGCCCTGCAGATCCACTTCACCCTCATCCAGGCTTTTTGCTGCGAGAACGACATCAACATCCTCAGAGTCAACAACACCCGGCGCCTGGCAGAGATCCTGGGAGGGGGAGCTGGTGGGAAACAGACCGGAGGGGAACCCATGGATCTCCACTGCGTCCTGGTCACT ATCCCACACTCGACGTCGTGGAAGGACCCCGCTTTGAGTAAAGTGAACCGCTTCTGCAGAGAGAGCCGCTGCATGGACCAGTGGGTACCAATCATCAACCTGCCTGAGCGATGA